In Chloroflexota bacterium, a single genomic region encodes these proteins:
- the rplA gene encoding 50S ribosomal protein L1, which yields MAKRGKKYIEVAKLIEPGKAYTPAEAVELAKRTSYVNFDATVELHLRMGVDPRHADQQVRGIVFLPNGLGKQVRVLVFAQGEAAKIAEEAGADHIGSDELVKRIEEGWFDFDIAIATPDLMSKIGRLGKLLGRRGLMPNPKSGTIAAQADLPRVISDTRKGRVEFKLDKTALIHVPAGKVSFPPEKLLENIGAVIDALQKARPSGAKGQYIRSATLTTTMGPGIKIDLSKLIALAAVA from the coding sequence ATGGCCAAACGGGGCAAGAAATATATCGAGGTAGCGAAATTAATCGAACCAGGTAAAGCCTATACACCAGCAGAAGCTGTAGAGCTGGCGAAACGGACATCGTACGTCAACTTCGATGCTACGGTGGAGCTGCATCTGCGAATGGGGGTAGACCCAAGGCATGCCGACCAGCAAGTGCGTGGTATCGTCTTCTTACCAAACGGCTTGGGCAAGCAGGTACGAGTGCTCGTCTTCGCTCAAGGTGAAGCGGCTAAGATAGCCGAGGAAGCCGGTGCGGACCATATAGGGAGTGATGAACTGGTCAAGCGGATCGAGGAGGGTTGGTTTGATTTCGACATAGCCATCGCCACACCGGATTTGATGAGTAAGATCGGTCGACTGGGTAAGCTGCTGGGACGTCGCGGCTTGATGCCTAACCCAAAATCGGGCACTATTGCTGCCCAAGCAGACTTGCCCAGGGTAATCAGCGACACCCGGAAAGGCCGTGTGGAGTTTAAACTGGATAAGACGGCCCTCATCCATGTGCCAGCAGGCAAGGTCAGTTTCCCCCCGGAGAAATTACTGGAGAATATCGGGGCTGTTATCGACGCCTTGCAGAAGGCAAGGCCAAGCGGAGCAAAAGGGCAATACATTAGGAGCGCAACCTTGACAACGACGATGGGCCCTGGAATCAAGATTGATCTCTCTAAACTGATTGCTTTGGCTGCAGTGGCCTAG